GGCTGAAGGAAAATAACGCCTAAGACCGTGAAGTCATAACAGGAATGAAGAATGCAAATAGATGACTACTATTCACTAGTTCACAGTCTGACTTTTAGTTCCTGAAGTTACCTGTAGATCTGCTTAAATGGAAAACATAGACTATCTACcccaggatttttcttttctgcgtTCCCTTCAGTGAATACAGGGCTCATGGGCCTGGATGATTCTGCAACGCCAGTTTCACCCTGCTCCTTACCTGTGTCTGCAGCCGAAGGATCAGTGGGAAGGGTCTGCAGTGAGCGGCTAATGTTAGTCTTCATGTCCTGGGTCAGTAAGCGCGAGGAAGAGCCCAGCCAGTTTGGCTCTTCCCAGCTTCTCTTTCCTGACTGGCTCAAGCGAGTAGGGCTGCTGGGAGCACTGATTGCCCGGTCATACATCTAAAACAACACCACCAGGCACAGTTTGAGTTGTGAAGGGCTCAATATCTTCATTTTACCCACCACTCcgctgttttttattttcccgCTCCTTCTCCCAGTGCCCACGCGAGCAGGTCCCACCCGGCTGTCCCGCAGGCTCACCCGTTTGACGGCCAGCGTGGCGATGCCCAGCATGGCGGCTCCGCCCACGCCCAGCACCAGTCGGGCATTGGAGAGCACAAAATCGATGGCTGTGCCAATGCCATTGtcatcttttttccctttgcgCTGCCCAGCGGCTGCCATCTCACCTGGAAGGAGCAGGAACATTAAACAAACAGGTCAAACCATGCAACCGTAAGgattctctcccttctcctccaccctACACTGACAATTCTTGGGGTCTTGGCATGTAGCCACAAGAAGGGATCACCAGACCCTGCAGcctctttaaatattttccatgagGAGCTGCATGTTCTCAGACATGCCAAAGCGGTGCTGACCAAGCTCTTCAATGACagcatttctttgctttcagctcCATTTACGACCTGAAGAAAAACATCCTGAATTTGATGTGGCCTCTGACAATTTAAGCAGGTCTAGTTGTGTAATAACTTaacactgctttaaaaataaatgaaaatttactTCCATAACATTTTGCAGTAAAATCCTGTATTATATAAAACTGTATGACTATTCTTCTTAACTTCTGCTTCTCAACCAAAGCATCACCTTTTTTATggcaatttattttctcatcctCAAACTAATGCGTGTAATTTTCCTCACAGACAAGGGAATGCAGGGATTGTCAACCGCTTGTCTGTAATAAATCAGAATCTCCTCAAGAACTGACAGGCAGTATCAAAGTATCCACGGCCAGACTCATTTTTGGACAACAGCTGGTCCCAGGTACTTCAAAGACACCCAAGAAACAACAGCAGAGACCACAACAGGAACAACTTCCTGGCTTTCTTTCATTGGACATTTATTCTGCCCTCAAGGCTGGTGGGTTTGACTCTCGTATAAGTCATGTATAACACAAACGTTAATATTTTCTTGTGCATGTATTTCCATGCCATTCAACCTCCATTTAACCCAGTCTTGATATTTATATTCAAAGAGTTTCCCTCGCCAGCTACACAGGTAAAACACACTTTGCCACTGCTGTACTCGTAGCTGGATCCTCAGTGAACTGACATGAAAACATTAGGAAACTCTTTCAACCCAACTCAGGATCTGTCTTCTAAGTCACTTTCGAAGGTTCAGAGCCTGCGTGACTTGAGTGGTTTAAAACTGCTCTTAGCTTTTTCTAAGGCCAAGCTACAGTCTCAGAAGAAATATTCCTGTCTTTATGAACCAGGAATCCAATCACTCTTCATCAGTAGGCAACCCCTCCCCCCAATTCCACAAACTGAACTGCAATAACAGCACTAAGAACGAGGTTATATGGTTGCAAGTGACGTACCTGTGACCTAATTCATTTGTAAATGGAACAGGAGAGCCCTCCTGGTGTGCCTGTGGAAGCACCTTCGTCAAGACAGCGGTGGGCAGGGAGCGTTAATCATCTCTTTTGGTCAACGAGGGGATTTTGGAAAGAAGAGGGAAGTAAATTAAGCCAAAAGGAGCAACAGAGTCTACACTAGGCCCCCAAGTTTGCTCTTCAGGAAAGCttgccccttctccagctgtctctccttgtcctccagctgctgcagcccttggtTCTTGCGGAACTCCCGGCGGATGAAAGCGAGGTAGAAATCCTGGTCGGTGTAGCGCAGCCTGCGGCCCTGGCGCAGCAGAGCCCGGTAGAGGCTCAGGACAGCCTCCCGGGACCACGCTGCCATGGGGGACGGCTGTGCGGACGGGAGACctagagaaaaagggaaaaagatccATGTCAGCTCTTCCGCGCCAGCCGctgcctccccatcccatccccgcCCGGCCCGGGACGGGTCAGCCTCACGACGGGCCCTCCGAGGGCACAAAGCCACGGTCCCCGTGCAGAGGGACCCGGCGGGGCCCGCAGCCTGGCCCTTCCCACGGCGGGGCCGCTACGGGGCTGCTCGCAGCCTCCGCTCCCCACCGGGACCCCGGGGCGACCCCCATGAGCTCAAGGGAAGGGCCTGGAGGCCCCGGGCGAGGCCCTGAAGGCACTGGGCGAGGCCTCAGGAGAGACCCACGGGCCTGGCCGCCTCGCACTCACCGTGAGGGACCGATGGGGTGGAAGGGGAGTCGCTCCGAGGCCCTCAAAGCAGCCGCTCCCCGTCACGGACACGGGGCTCCCCGCGGGGTCACCCCCCGGCGCGGCCGATCCGCTTCCGGGCCGTGGCCGCGGCTCCGCCAACCACAGAGCGCGGCTGGCGGGGGCCGCACCGTCCCCGCGGCGGGCACTTCCGGCGGGCACTTCCGGCCGgcgcgcggcggcggcgcggcgctGCCTCCCCCTGCCGGCGGGGCGCAcggccgccccccgccccgcctcctcggcgccccctgccggcgGGGAGGAGCAACgcgcccctctgctcctctcgtGAGACCCCGCATGGAGtcctgtatccagttctggaatccccaacataggAAAGGTGTGGAGCCGCGGGGACGAGTCCAGAGGACTCACTCCAGAggacaacaaccctgggcagcacTGCGGACTAGGGGAAGAgaggctagaaagctgcctggaggagaaagacctgggggtgttatttgacagcgactgaacatgagccagcagtgtgcccaggtggccaagaaggccaatggcatcttgtcttgtatcagaaacggcgtggccagcaggtccaggaaggttattctccctctgtactcagcacttatgagaccactcctcgaatcctgtgttcagttctgggcccctcaccacaagaagagtgttgaggctctggagcgagtccagagaagagcaacaaagctggtgagggggctggagaacaggccttatgagcaacgtctgagggagctggggttgtttagcctggagaagaggaggctgaggggagacctcattgctctctacaactacctgaaaggaggttgtggagaggagggtgctggcctgttctcccaagtgacaggggacaggacaagggggaatggcctcaagctccgccaggggaggttcagactggacatcagaaaaaaaaaaattcacagaaaggctcattaggcactggcacaggctgcccagggaagtggctgagtcaccatcactAGAGGTGTGTAAAAGACAGgtaaatgaggtgctgaggggcatggtttagtggcagatataaatggttggactcaatgatctaactggtcttttccaacctagtgattctgtgattctatgactctacaaGGATGagcaaagggctggagcacctcctatatgaggacaggctgggagagtttgggttgtttgacctggagaagagaaggctgaggggagaacttatagtgaccttccagtacctgaaggggctacaggaaacctgggtaggggctcttgatcagggagtgcagtgacaggttgaaggggaatggttttaaagtgaaagaggggagattcagatgagatgctatgaagaaatttcttactgtgagggtagtgaggcagtggcatccctggaagtgttaaaggccaggctggatgaggctttgaccagcctgatccagtggaaagtgtccctgcccatggcaggggcattggaactggataatctttaaggtctcttccaaaccaaaccgttctatgattctatgtcctaTGGCAAAAACCGTCCAGATTGTCAGCTTCAGCAGTTCCCTGTGCCTGCAAGCAAGCATTCTCAACAACAGCTGGAAAACTAATAGGTATTTCCTTTTGTTATTCTGGCTTTGATGGGACTGAATTCCATCAAATAGCTTTTGGGtgagaaaggggaaaattcAGCATGCTGCAGAATGTTAACATCCACAGCAGAGGCTGTAACGATTGTCTCCAGCTGCCCATGCTGGCTGCCTATGGTAATGCACGGGTAAACAGAGAAGGTTCTTTGGTGCTTCACCTGCACTGAGGATTAATTATTCCTTCTTAGCCATCTCTTCCTCCCCAGATCCTACCAAAATATAAAGCATAACTGTATGTGCTGTGCCTCCCATTGTAGAGGTGAGAGAAAGAGCAAACTGCGTGTGACAGAGGAGAGCCACATCACTTCTCACACTTCTCAGCAACACCAGATATGACAGCGATAGAATTGTGCAGGAAGAAAGCCAGAAGCGCTGGACTGGCTTGCTCCATGCCAATCTCTTCTTGTTCATTTCCTTTCTGAGATAAACAACTCAAATCATTTTGATCTCTCTTTATGAGTGAGTTTGCCATATCCCTAATCAGCCCTTTCTGAGAAAGACTTACTTGAACTGCAGACACTATTCCCAGAGAGGCCACGCTACTGATCTACATAATAGCATTATCATACTTTCCATATTattctccccttcttccttctgcatactaatattttgtgtgtgtgtgtgtgtttggttttttttttaaacatgcagTTACTCACAGAGACATGGCTTGTGTGACAACCAGATCCTTTCCTGACTGTCTGGAACTTTGTAATTCTTATGTGCAATTGGTTTCCTCTTTTTTGACTTTGCACTGCCCAGTTAAGGCAAATGCCTGTTGTTGCCCTGTTGCCACATTTGCATTTTAGTTACAGTCTCCTGACCTCCTCAAGAGCCAATAGCTTCGAGTCATCTCTTAAATATGTTTGGTATATTGTTCATCTTTGTTTCCAGTTCATCAGTTCATCAGTTCATCAGTTCAGCTATCTGGGACCTTGGAGGCAGCACTTATATTCCCTACCCTTAACCTTCTGCCAGAATGAAAATCAATCTTTGAACCTTCCTCTCGGCTTCCTGCCTCCTTCTCAGGTTGTTGATCCACAGAAATACTTCACTCCTCACAACAGGGCTCTCTCACTTCTGGACAGGTGAGCTCATGAGCCCAGTCCCCAAAACTCCCAAATCTGGATCAAAACTTGCACGGCTGCATGCAGCAAACCCTTCCTGCGCTATGAATGGGAtctgctggatcaggctgcaTAATGACAGGCTTTCcttgctgccctgctgccttGGCAGACAAGGAATGTGGGCTTCCATAagcaccccctccccagcctggcctcctcGGGTTGTGCCTGTTTTAgtgtttctctctgttttttcccctaggCTTGACGCCAGCTTCCGGGCCCCTTGCCAGCAGCTGCGTGTGTGTGTTGTGAACTCCTCCAGCCACGCCACACAGGGTGCCTCCAAACTGCCTTGGCCCCTCCAAGGAGCCCGCTTGCTGCCTTGCCGTGCTGGCTGCTTACCATGGGCTCTCCATGCCCGTGCCACACGGACATGGGTGTTCAATCTGCCCCATCTGTCTCACAAAGGGAAGGGCGAGCACGACGGCAGAGTGACCCATGACAAACGCTGTCCCAGCTGCTGTGCGACCATGAGACCTCTGGTGACATGCTGAGGGTTGTGAACTT
This genomic window from Phaenicophaeus curvirostris isolate KB17595 chromosome 1, BPBGC_Pcur_1.0, whole genome shotgun sequence contains:
- the MIURF gene encoding mitochondrial ribosome and complex I assembly factor AltMIEF1 — its product is MAAWSREAVLSLYRALLRQGRRLRYTDQDFYLAFIRREFRKNQGLQQLEDKERQLEKGQAFLKSKLGGLV